The Serpentinimonas maccroryi genome has a segment encoding these proteins:
- a CDS encoding BLUF domain-containing protein, with product MLVRLLYVSRACERDLEASIESIMATARQHNLQNGITGILCYGGGIYVQAIEGGREAVNRLYRQIVADARHTDVELLHYEEISERRFGGWTMGQVKLSRLNTSVVLKYCEKPEFNPYGMSGRVSLALLEELMATACIIGRA from the coding sequence ATGCTGGTGCGCCTGCTCTACGTCAGCCGCGCTTGCGAGCGCGACCTCGAGGCCTCGATCGAGTCGATTATGGCCACTGCGCGCCAACACAACCTGCAAAACGGCATCACCGGCATCTTGTGTTATGGCGGCGGCATTTACGTACAAGCCATCGAGGGCGGGCGGGAGGCTGTGAATCGGCTGTATCGCCAGATCGTGGCCGATGCGCGCCACACCGACGTCGAGTTGCTGCACTACGAAGAAATATCCGAGCGCCGCTTTGGCGGTTGGACCATGGGGCAGGTGAAGCTGAGCCGGCTTAACACCTCGGTGGTGCTCAAGTACTGCGAAAAACCCGAATTCAACCCCTACGGCATGTCGGGCCGGGTGTCGCTGGCGCTGCTCGAAGAGCTCATGGCCACGGCCTGCATCATCGGCCGGGCTTGA
- the folE gene encoding GTP cyclohydrolase I has translation MLMQAPTPTPAAESEAGQPMSVVIRQRLQAARKRFHANDNIADFVRPGELEALLDEVTGKMQAVLDSMVIDTAHDHNTDQTARRVAKMYLKEVFAGRYVHAPAITEFPNAEHLNELMIVGPITVRSACSHHLCPVIGQIWIGVLPNEHTNVIGLSKYARLAEWVMGRPQIQEEAVVQLADLIQDKTQPDGLAIVMEASHYCMAWRGVKDMDSRMINSVMRGVFLKDSNLRREFLSLISRGK, from the coding sequence ATGCTGATGCAAGCCCCCACCCCCACCCCTGCGGCCGAGAGCGAAGCGGGTCAACCGATGTCGGTTGTGATTCGCCAGCGCTTGCAGGCGGCGCGCAAGCGCTTTCACGCCAACGACAACATCGCCGACTTTGTGCGGCCTGGCGAACTCGAGGCCCTGCTCGATGAAGTGACCGGCAAAATGCAGGCCGTGCTCGACAGCATGGTGATCGACACCGCGCACGACCACAACACCGACCAAACCGCGCGCCGCGTGGCCAAGATGTACCTCAAAGAGGTGTTTGCCGGGCGCTACGTGCACGCCCCGGCGATCACCGAATTCCCCAACGCCGAGCACCTCAACGAGCTCATGATCGTGGGCCCAATCACCGTGCGCAGCGCCTGCAGCCATCACCTGTGCCCAGTGATCGGCCAAATCTGGATCGGGGTCTTGCCCAACGAGCACACCAACGTCATTGGCCTGTCCAAATACGCCCGCTTGGCCGAATGGGTCATGGGGCGGCCGCAAATCCAAGAAGAAGCCGTGGTGCAACTGGCCGACCTGATCCAAGACAAAACCCAGCCCGATGGCTTGGCGATCGTGATGGAAGCCAGCCACTACTGCATGGCTTGGCGCGGCGTCAAGGACATGGACAGCCGCATGATCAACTCGGTCATGCGCGGCGTGTTTTTAAAAGACAGCAACTTGCGGCGCGAATTTTTGTCGCTCATTTCCAGGGGTAAATAA
- the clsB gene encoding cardiolipin synthase ClsB, protein MKHPLRAGHRLRLLEGGAALFAAMAQAIDRAQHLVHVETYIFEFAHDALQVAQALERAAQRGVTVRLVTDAFGTPKPPAEWRARLEAAGVQWRVYRPLGPIGLLLPRNWRRLHRKLCIVDGVLGFCGGINLIDDRDDVLLGRLSAPRLDYALQVSGPLLDDMQEAMEQLWWRLQALSAARQRAFRAAWQALRSGLPQPEPWPWWEHPVHPEQPQLEQTVQGAAAAFLLRDNVRNRHDIERAYLAAIEQARTEIVIANAYFIPGRRLRRALVRAAQRGVRVRLLLHGKYERFLQYHAARPVYHQLLAAGIEIFEYAPSSLHAKVAVVDQRWATVGSTNLDPVSLLLTREANVVTRDAAFASLLRERLADLMAHAGERVDAVRLANRPWQQRLLDRVAFGLMRALLYLGGYRY, encoded by the coding sequence ATGAAGCACCCCTTGCGCGCCGGTCACCGGCTGCGCCTGCTCGAAGGCGGTGCAGCGCTGTTTGCGGCCATGGCGCAGGCCATCGACCGTGCGCAGCACCTGGTGCACGTGGAAACCTATATCTTTGAGTTTGCGCACGATGCGCTGCAGGTGGCGCAGGCGCTCGAGCGCGCGGCGCAGCGCGGGGTCACGGTGCGGCTGGTGACCGACGCCTTTGGCACGCCCAAGCCACCGGCCGAGTGGCGCGCCCGGCTCGAAGCGGCCGGGGTGCAGTGGCGGGTTTATCGACCCTTGGGGCCCATTGGGTTGCTGCTGCCGCGCAACTGGCGCCGCCTGCACCGCAAGCTGTGCATTGTCGATGGTGTGCTGGGTTTTTGCGGTGGCATCAACCTGATCGACGACCGCGACGACGTGCTGCTCGGGCGCCTGAGCGCCCCCAGGCTCGACTACGCGCTGCAGGTCAGCGGGCCGTTGCTGGACGATATGCAAGAGGCGATGGAGCAGCTCTGGTGGCGGCTGCAGGCGCTGAGCGCGGCGCGCCAGCGTGCGTTTCGGGCCGCCTGGCAGGCGCTGCGCTCGGGCTTGCCCCAACCCGAGCCTTGGCCGTGGTGGGAGCACCCGGTGCATCCCGAGCAACCGCAGCTGGAGCAGACGGTGCAGGGGGCCGCGGCGGCGTTTTTGCTGCGCGACAACGTGCGCAACCGGCACGACATCGAACGCGCCTATCTGGCCGCGATCGAGCAGGCGCGCACCGAGATCGTGATCGCCAACGCCTACTTCATTCCCGGGCGGCGGCTGCGCCGGGCGCTGGTGCGCGCAGCCCAGCGCGGGGTGCGGGTGCGGCTGCTGCTGCACGGCAAGTACGAGCGTTTTTTGCAATACCACGCGGCGCGCCCGGTCTATCACCAGTTGCTGGCGGCCGGGATCGAGATTTTTGAGTACGCGCCCAGTTCCTTGCACGCCAAGGTGGCGGTGGTGGACCAGCGCTGGGCCACGGTGGGCTCGACCAACCTCGACCCGGTCAGCCTGCTGCTCACGCGCGAGGCCAATGTGGTCACGCGCGACGCGGCCTTTGCCAGCTTGCTGCGCGAGCGCTTGGCCGATCTGATGGCGCACGCGGGCGAGCGCGTCGATGCGGTGCGACTGGCCAACCGCCCGTGGCAGCAGCGGCTGCTGGACCGGGTGGCGTTTGGCCTTATGCGCGCCTTGCTTTATTTGGGTGGCTACCGCTACTAG
- a CDS encoding endonuclease/exonuclease/phosphatase family protein, with protein sequence MNSLRVATYNIHKGVQGLGPARRLEIHNLVHAVEQFDADLVCLQEVRGVNRKMQRAFAHWPAGDQANFLAPEGYEAVYRSNVITRHGEHGNALLSRWPVLGHGHHDVTDLRFERRGMLHVTLQVQQRPVHVVVVHLSLIPASRARQVQALGRFVQQHVPDHEALVVAGDFNDWDQRLHKPMALLGLHTFEDIRLPTFPARLPLLYLDRVYVRGLRLLHAQVPHGKAWRSMSDHLPLIAELGWP encoded by the coding sequence ATGAATTCGCTGCGCGTTGCCACCTACAACATCCACAAGGGCGTACAAGGCCTAGGCCCGGCGCGCCGGCTCGAAATCCACAACCTGGTGCACGCGGTCGAGCAGTTCGACGCCGATCTGGTCTGCCTGCAAGAGGTGCGCGGCGTCAACCGCAAGATGCAGCGCGCCTTTGCCCATTGGCCCGCGGGCGACCAAGCCAACTTTTTGGCGCCCGAGGGCTACGAGGCCGTTTACCGCAGCAACGTGATCACGCGCCACGGCGAGCACGGCAACGCGCTGTTAAGCCGCTGGCCGGTGCTGGGCCACGGCCACCACGACGTGACCGACCTGCGCTTCGAGCGCCGCGGCATGCTGCACGTCACGCTGCAGGTGCAGCAGCGCCCGGTGCATGTGGTGGTGGTGCACCTGAGCCTGATCCCGGCCAGCCGCGCGCGCCAGGTGCAGGCGCTGGGGCGCTTTGTGCAGCAGCACGTGCCAGACCACGAGGCGCTGGTGGTGGCGGGCGACTTCAACGACTGGGACCAGCGCCTGCACAAGCCCATGGCGCTGTTGGGCCTGCACACCTTCGAGGACATCCGCCTGCCCACCTTCCCGGCCCGGCTGCCGCTGCTGTACCTGGACCGGGTGTATGTGCGCGGCCTGCGCCTGCTGCACGCGCAGGTGCCGCACGGCAAGGCCTGGCGCAGCATGTCGGACCACCTGCCGCTGATTGCCGAACTGGGCTGGCCATGA
- a CDS encoding Uma2 family endonuclease, with product MPPLPARKPHISPEDYLAGERQSEWRHEHIDGQVYAMVGATDRHNLIVNALAVALTPAARRKPRFTGAPKAGCPRTTQQARRWRWTASRPNSASMRFIKMWSGARTPSLAWPMASHPSAQARFAGMIGA from the coding sequence ATGCCCCCTCTGCCCGCCCGCAAGCCGCACATCAGCCCCGAAGATTACCTGGCGGGCGAGCGCCAGAGCGAGTGGCGCCACGAGCACATCGACGGCCAAGTCTATGCCATGGTGGGCGCCACCGACCGGCATAACCTGATCGTAAATGCCCTGGCGGTGGCCCTGACCCCGGCGGCACGCCGCAAGCCGCGGTTTACAGGCGCACCCAAGGCTGGCTGCCCGCGCACTACGCAGCAGGCCAGACGCTGGCGGTGGACTGCCTCGAGGCCGAACTCGGCGTCGATGAGGTTTATCAAGATGTGGAGTGGGGCGCGGACGCCTAGCCTGGCTTGGCCGATGGCCAGTCACCCCTCTGCACAGGCGCGCTTTGCTGGCATGATTGGGGCATGA
- a CDS encoding flagellin: protein MAMTINTNVNSLTAQRNTIATQNSLATSMQRLSSGLRVNSARDDAAGLAIADRMNTQVRGMNVAIRNANDGISLAQTAEGGLAVIGDMLQRMRELSVQAINSTNTSGAAGDLAALNQEFTQLRDEVNRTISAVQFNGTNLFTTTTDFAFQVGANSGQTITIAGAALNINAAAGGMSGVTQGAGGASALNTTTNAANSAVLVALDTALSTLNATRATLGAVQSRFENTVNFLRSSVENQAAARGRIMDADFASETANLSRAQILQQAGTAMIAQANQLPQGVLALLR from the coding sequence ATGGCCATGACCATCAACACCAACGTCAATTCGCTCACTGCCCAGCGCAACACGATCGCCACCCAGAACTCGCTCGCCACCTCAATGCAGCGGCTCTCATCGGGCTTGCGCGTCAACAGCGCCCGCGACGACGCCGCTGGTTTGGCCATCGCCGACCGCATGAACACCCAAGTGCGCGGAATGAACGTGGCCATCCGCAACGCCAACGACGGCATCTCGTTGGCGCAAACCGCCGAAGGCGGCTTGGCGGTGATTGGCGACATGCTGCAACGCATGCGCGAACTCTCGGTGCAGGCCATCAACTCCACCAACACCTCCGGCGCTGCGGGCGATTTGGCCGCCCTGAACCAAGAGTTCACCCAGTTGCGCGACGAGGTCAACCGCACCATCAGCGCGGTGCAGTTCAACGGCACCAACCTGTTTACCACCACCACCGATTTCGCCTTCCAAGTGGGCGCCAACTCGGGCCAGACCATCACCATCGCTGGCGCGGCTCTCAACATCAATGCCGCCGCCGGAGGCATGTCGGGGGTGACGCAAGGCGCTGGCGGCGCTTCGGCCCTGAACACCACGACGAACGCGGCCAATTCCGCCGTGCTTGTGGCGCTCGACACGGCGCTATCTACCCTCAACGCCACCCGCGCCACCTTGGGTGCGGTGCAGAGCCGGTTCGAGAACACAGTCAACTTCTTGCGCTCGTCGGTTGAAAACCAGGCAGCTGCCCGCGGACGCATCATGGACGCCGACTTTGCCTCTGAAACCGCAAACCTGAGCCGCGCCCAAATCCTGCAACAAGCTGGCACCGCCATGATCGCCCAAGCCAACCAGTTGCCGCAAGGTGTGCTGGCCCTGCTGCGCTAA
- the fliD gene encoding flagellar filament capping protein FliD → MALSSPGIGSGLDVNAIVNQLVALERRPIQQLQAQASGLQTRISAYARVRADLAGLQDAASRLLDPGLWGTRSFNTSNNNTVSGSATATALTGSFAVQVARLAQTQGTVTGARAVDTPVGVAGTLEIRTGTWSGNSFAGGAPVAVAVQAGDTLSTLASRINNTANAGVSALVVRSGGQEQLLLRGSNTGAAAGFEVRARDAGGAAVTDGTSALGSFNHFHSGTALVGMSRTQDALDAQFSIDGIALNSPTNTVRDPVPGVTLNLQATTTASLPGSAATAVQVSVQANHTVVREAIETFRTAFNRISATLAELTRVDPGGRNNGALQGDATAIGLQNMLRQMVGSPGGPTGAALGRLSDMGLQLQRDGSLSSNATRLDAALQNPAALRSLLADTAGTDNAGGVARRLRDFAMAANGIQGAVSGRNTALQASAERKQDRIEQMEERLVRTRANLLAQYSRLDNSLGAINGLGSFVSQQLAQWNRNTG, encoded by the coding sequence ATGGCCCTCTCATCGCCCGGCATTGGCAGCGGCCTCGATGTCAACGCCATCGTCAACCAGTTGGTGGCGCTCGAGCGCCGCCCCATCCAGCAGTTGCAAGCCCAAGCCAGCGGCTTGCAAACGCGCATTTCGGCCTATGCCCGCGTGCGCGCCGACCTCGCTGGCCTGCAAGACGCCGCCAGCCGCCTGCTCGACCCCGGCCTGTGGGGCACACGCAGCTTTAATACCTCCAACAACAACACCGTGAGCGGCAGCGCCACCGCCACGGCCCTGACAGGCAGCTTTGCCGTGCAGGTGGCGCGCTTGGCGCAAACCCAGGGCACAGTCACCGGTGCACGCGCCGTCGATACCCCGGTAGGGGTGGCGGGTACGCTCGAGATTCGCACCGGCACCTGGAGCGGCAACAGCTTTGCCGGCGGCGCGCCAGTGGCGGTAGCAGTGCAGGCCGGCGACACCCTGAGCACCCTGGCCAGCCGCATCAACAACACAGCCAATGCCGGTGTGAGCGCGCTGGTGGTGCGCAGCGGCGGCCAAGAGCAGCTCTTGTTGCGCGGCAGCAACACGGGTGCGGCGGCTGGTTTTGAGGTGCGCGCACGCGACGCCGGCGGCGCCGCCGTGACCGACGGCACGAGCGCGTTGGGCAGCTTCAACCACTTTCACAGCGGCACCGCCCTGGTGGGCATGAGCCGCACCCAAGATGCGCTCGACGCCCAGTTCAGCATCGACGGCATCGCGCTCAACTCACCCACCAACACCGTGCGCGACCCGGTGCCCGGCGTCACGCTCAACCTGCAGGCCACCACCACCGCCAGCCTGCCCGGCAGCGCAGCCACGGCGGTGCAGGTGAGCGTGCAAGCCAACCACACCGTGGTGCGCGAAGCGATCGAGACCTTTCGCACCGCCTTCAACCGCATCAGCGCCACCTTGGCCGAACTCACCCGGGTAGACCCGGGCGGGCGCAACAACGGCGCGCTGCAAGGCGACGCCACCGCCATCGGACTGCAAAACATGCTGCGCCAGATGGTGGGCAGCCCGGGCGGGCCCACGGGTGCGGCCCTGGGCCGCTTGAGCGACATGGGGCTGCAACTGCAGCGCGACGGCAGCCTGAGCAGCAACGCCACGCGGCTCGACGCCGCGCTGCAAAACCCAGCCGCCTTGCGCAGCCTGCTGGCTGACACCGCCGGCACCGACAACGCCGGCGGCGTGGCACGGCGCTTGCGCGACTTTGCCATGGCCGCCAACGGCATCCAGGGTGCCGTGAGCGGGCGCAACACCGCCTTGCAAGCCAGCGCCGAGCGCAAGCAAGACCGCATCGAACAGATGGAAGAGCGCCTGGTGCGCACCCGCGCCAACCTGCTGGCGCAATACAGCCGGCTCGACAACTCGCTGGGCGCCATCAACGGCTTGGGCAGCTTCGTGTCCCAGCAGCTGGCGCAGTGGAACCGCAACACCGGCTGA
- a CDS encoding flagellin, giving the protein MAMTINTNVNSLTAQRNAITTQNSLAVSMQRLSSGLRVNSARDDAAGLAIADRMNTQVRGMNVAIRNANDGISLAQVAEGGLSVMGDMLQRMRELAVQAINSTNTSGAAGDLGALNQEFSQLRDEVNRTMSAVQFNGTSLFITTADFAFQVGANSGQTITISGAALNINNATGGMSGVTQGAGAASALNITTNAANSAVLVALDTALSTINATRATLGAVQSRFENTINYLRTAVENQSAARGRIMDADFAAETSNLSRAQILQQAGTAMIAQANQLPQGVLRLLQG; this is encoded by the coding sequence ATGGCCATGACCATCAACACCAACGTCAATTCGCTCACAGCCCAGCGAAACGCGATCACCACCCAAAACTCGCTCGCCGTCTCCATGCAGCGGCTTTCGTCGGGCCTGCGCGTCAACAGCGCCCGCGACGACGCCGCTGGTTTGGCCATCGCCGACCGCATGAACACCCAAGTGCGCGGCATGAACGTGGCCATCCGCAACGCCAACGACGGCATCTCGCTGGCGCAAGTGGCCGAAGGCGGCTTGTCCGTGATGGGCGACATGCTGCAGCGCATGCGTGAGCTCGCGGTGCAGGCCATCAACTCCACCAACACCTCCGGCGCTGCGGGCGATTTGGGTGCCCTAAACCAAGAGTTCAGCCAGTTGCGCGACGAGGTCAACCGCACCATGAGCGCGGTGCAGTTCAACGGCACCAGCCTCTTTATCACCACCGCAGATTTCGCCTTCCAAGTGGGCGCCAATTCGGGCCAGACCATCACCATCTCTGGCGCGGCCCTCAACATCAACAATGCAACCGGTGGCATGTCGGGCGTGACGCAAGGCGCTGGCGCGGCCTCGGCCCTGAACATCACGACGAACGCGGCCAATTCTGCCGTGCTCGTGGCGCTTGACACGGCACTGTCTACCATCAACGCCACCCGCGCCACCCTGGGCGCGGTGCAGAGCCGGTTCGAGAACACCATCAACTACTTGCGCACCGCCGTCGAGAACCAATCGGCCGCCCGCGGCCGCATCATGGACGCCGACTTTGCCGCCGAGACCTCCAACCTGAGCCGCGCGCAAATATTGCAGCAAGCCGGCACTGCTATGATTGCCCAAGCCAACCAGCTGCCCCAAGGCGTGTTGCGGCTGCTGCAGGGCTAA